Proteins from one Thermoanaerobaculia bacterium genomic window:
- a CDS encoding hemerythrin domain-containing protein, protein MDNELPDVLRLGIPEIDMEHLLQVQILASMLEAFAADDWPRASELIGQLQDVTEAHFIAEQLLMRLHAYPGYQTHEREHDQLIQELRALEESIVSEETGLPLAARSFELWLVHHIHTADKAFAAFLLDKHSGAGTRVPVS, encoded by the coding sequence ATGGACAACGAGCTTCCCGACGTCCTGCGTCTCGGCATTCCCGAGATCGACATGGAGCACCTCCTCCAGGTGCAGATCCTGGCGTCGATGCTCGAGGCGTTCGCGGCCGACGACTGGCCGCGGGCGAGCGAATTGATCGGCCAGCTCCAGGACGTCACGGAAGCGCACTTCATCGCCGAGCAGCTCCTCATGCGGCTCCACGCCTATCCCGGCTACCAGACCCACGAGCGCGAGCACGACCAGCTCATCCAGGAGCTCCGCGCGCTCGAGGAGTCGATCGTGTCGGAGGAAACGGGGCTTCCGCTCGCGGCCCGCTCGTTCGAGCTCTGGCTCGTCCACCACATCCACACGGCCGACAAGGCTTTCGCGGCGTTCCTGCTCGACAAACATTCGGGCGCCGGCACACGCGTCCCGGTTTCCTGA